A genomic region of Equus caballus isolate H_3958 breed thoroughbred chromosome 1, TB-T2T, whole genome shotgun sequence contains the following coding sequences:
- the LOC111775605 gene encoding gamma-tubulin complex component 5 isoform X3: MVLLWSCNHEAHLRTWDEPDARSWLEQHVIRQYWTARSSRFPHSLHLHSNLAAVWDQHLYSSDPLYVPDDRVFVTEMQVIRETLWLLSGVKKLFIFQLIDGKVTVRNNIIVTHLTHSCLRSVLEQIAAYGQVVFRLQEFIDEVMGHSSESMLPGNGSIPKKSTEPPFRTYQAFMWALYKYFISFKEELTEIEKCIISNDTTITLAIVVDKLSPRLAQLKVLHKVFSTGVAEVPPDTRNVVRASHLLNTLYKAILEYDNVGEASEQTVSLLFSLWVETVRPYLQTVDEWIAHGHLCDCAREFIIQRNKNVPVNHRDFWYATYTLYSVSEKTENEEKMSDNASASSGSDQGPSSRQHTMVSFLKPVLKQIIMAGKSMQLLKNLQCAESTTCQATARDAERKSLYTLFLESVQSRLRHGEEPTAQVLTEQQETKGNLIKIQSIAERHLELDDVHDPLLAINFARLYLEQSDFHEKFAGGDICVDRSSESVTCQTFELTLRSCLYPHIDKQYLDCCGNLMQTLKKDYRLVEYLQAMRNFFLMEGGDTMYDFYTSIFDKIREKETWQNVSFLNVQLQEAVGQRYPEDSSRLSITFENVDTAKKKLPVHILDGLTLSYKVPWPVDIVISLECQKIYNQVFLLLLQIKWAKYSLDVLLFGELASTAEKPQLKEEVLCEQDTAAQFGPQKEPVRQQIHRMFLLRVKLMHFVNSLHNYIMTRILHSTGLEFQHQVEEAKDLDQLIKIHYRYLSTIHDRCLLREKVSFVKEAIMKVLNLALMFAEGWQAGLGAWRMESIEKMESDFKNCHMFLVTVLNKAVCRGSFPHLESLALSLMAGMEQS, from the exons ATGAGCCAGATGCCCGAAGCTGGCTAGAACAGCATGTGATCCGTCAGTACTGGACAGCCAGGTCCTCGAGGTTTCCTCATAGTTTACATTTGCACTCCAATTTAGCAGCTGTCTG GGACCAACACTTGTACAGCAGTGACCCATTATATGTTCCAGATGACAGAGTTTTTGTTACTGAGATGCAGGTTATTCGGGAAACTCTATG gtTACTTTCAGGAGTAAAGAAGCTCTTTATATTTCAGTTGATAGATGGGAAGGTAACTGTGAGAAACAATATTATAGTAACTCATTTGACACAT AGCTGTTTACGATCAGTGCTGGAACAAATAGCAGCATATGGCCAGGTTGTGTTTCGACTCCAGGAGTTCATTGATGAAGTCATGGGGCACAGCTCTGAAAGCATGTTACCTGGAAATGGTTCCATTCCTAAGAAGTCAACTGAACCGCCCTTTAGGACATACCAGGCTTTCATGTGGGCCCTGTACAAATACTTCATTAGTTTTAAAGAGGAACTTACGGAAATTGAGAAGTGCATCATCAGTAATG ATACAACAATAACTCTTGCAATAGTGGTAGACAAGTTGTCACCCCGACTTGCTCAGCTCAAGGTTCTGCACAAAGTGTTTAGTACTGGAGTAGCAGAAGTTCCACCTGACACTCGGAATGTTGTTCGGGCATCTCACCTGCTCAACACGCTGTACAAGGCCATTCTTGAATATGACAATGTTGGAGAAGCCTCTGAGCAAACC GtctccttgctcttctctctctgggtgGAGACAGTGCGGCCCTACCTGCAGACTGTGGATGAGTGGATTGCACACGGGCATCTCTGTGACTGCGCCAGGGAGTTCATCATCCAGAG aaACAAAAATGTTCCAGTAAATCACAGAGACTTTTGGTATGCAACTTACACACTGTACAGTGTAtcggaaaagacagaaaatgaagaaaaaatgagtgaTAATGCCAGTGCAAGTTCTGGCAGTGACCAAGGGCCCTCCAGCAGGCAGCACACCATGGTGTCCTTCCTTAAACCTGTCCTTAAGCAGATCATAATGGCGGGCAAGTCGATGCAGCTGCTGAAGAACCTGCAGTGTGCGGAGAGCACCACATGCCAGGCCACAGCCAGAG atgcagaaagaaaaagcttGTATACCCTCTTTCTGGAATCTGTACAGTCACGTCTTCGACATGGGGAAGAACCCACTGCACAAGTCCTCACTGAGCAGCAGGAGACCAAAGGGAACCTAATTAAGATTCAGTCCATTGCTGAAAGGCATCTGGAACTGGATGACGTTCATGATCCACTGCTGGCAATTAACTTTGCAAG GTTGTATTTAGAACAGAGTGACTTTCACGAGAAGTTTGCTGGTGGAGATATATGTGTGGATAGATCATCAGAATCTGTGACGTGCCAGACATTTGAGTTAACGCTGAGATCTTGCCTCTATCCTCATATTGACAAGCAGTATCTAGATTGCTGTGGAAACCTCATGCAAACTCTAAAAAAAGATTACAG GTTGGTCGAGTACTTGCAGGCCATgagaaattttttcttaatggaaGGTGGAGATACCATGTATGACTTCTACACAtcaatttttgataaaataagagaaaaggaaacctggCAGAATGTGTCATTTCTTAATGTACAGCTCCAAGAAGCAGTAGGACAACGTTATCCTGAAGACAGTTCACG TCTATCTATAACTTTTGAAAATGTTGACACAGCTAAGAAGAAACTCCCTGTTCATATTTTAGATGGTCTGACCCTGAGCTACAAG GTCCCATGGCCTGTGGACATTGTTATAAGTTTGGAATGTCAAAAAATTTATAATCAGGTGTTCCTTCTCTTATTGCAAATAAAGTGGGCAAAATATAGTCTGGATGTTTTGCTCTTTGGTG AACTGGCTAGTACTGCTGAAAAACCACAACTTAAAGAAGAAGTTTTATGTGAGCAAGACACAGCTGCTCAGTTTGGACCACAAAAGGAACCAGTGAGACAGCAGATTCATCGTATGTTCCTCTTGAGAGTGAAGCTCATGCACTTTGTGAACAGCTTGCACAACTACATTATGACCAGG ATTCTTCACAGTACGGGGCTGGAGTTTCAACATCAAGTTGAGGAAGCCAAGGATTTAGATCAGTTGATTAAAATTCACTATAGATATTTGTCAACCATCCATGATCGATGTTTGCTGAGAGAAAAG GTCAGCTTTGTGAAGGAAGCCATCATGAAGGTGTTGAACTTGGCTCTCATGTTTGCAGAGGGCTGGCAGGCGGGCCTGGGGGCTTGGCG AATGGAATCTATAGAGAAAATGGAGTCTGATTTTAAAAACTGCCATATGTTTCTTGTAACCGTTTTAAACAAAGCCGTCTGTAGAGGATCCTTTCCCCATC TGGAATCTCTAGCACtgtcactcatggctggcatggaACAGAGTTAA